The segment GTTACGGACAAGCAATTCCTTGTAACCTCCCGGGGCCGGAAAAATCATATCTAAACAAACAACAGAAAGGAGTAACTATGATATCGAAAAAGCTGGAAAAAGCTTTGAACGAACAAATCAACAAAGAGCTGTATTCCGAATACTACTATCTTGGAATGGCTGCCTGGTTCAATGATAAAGGACTGGACGGCTTTGCCAATTTTTTTAAGGTCCAGGTGCAGGAAGAACGCTTTCACGCCATGAAAATGTATGATTACCTGGTAAACCGGGGAGGTAAGGTTGAACTGGAAACCATTCAGAAACCGCCTCAGGATTTTGAATCTGCCGAAGATATATTCAAAAAAGCCTATGAGCATGAACAATTCGTGACAAAATCCATCAATGATCTGATGGATCTGGCCATTGCTGAAAATGATCATGCCACACGGAATTTTCTCAACTGGTTCATTGAAGAACAGGTTGAAGAAGAAGCATCTATGGATGAACTGCTGACGAAAGTCCGTATGATCGGATCGAAAGGACACGGATTGTTGATGCTGGACGGACAACTTGCGCAACGGTCTTTCAACCCTGTTGATTCTGAGGCTTGATGTCATTACCGGTGGGTAATGATTCTTAATGAGAATGTGATACATAAGGATTTACACATAATCAATGCAAAAAGGAGAAATAATGCCTGTTCAAGGAGACTTACTCTATTCACCAAAAAGTAAAACATTAGTGGAAGTGATTCATGGAAGTGAGAACCTGCCGGAATGCGACGGGTTCCCCATGAAAATACTGGAAGCCAAAACAGAAGATTCCAAACACGAAAAACATGTCCCCTATGTGGAAACAAAGGATGACGGCGTTTTGGTAAAAATCGGCCAGAACGAAGACCACCCCATGACCGAAGAACACTACATATATTACATTGAAGTCCGTACCGGGGATATGAGCCTGCGAAAATACCTGAAACCCGGGGACAAACCCCAGGCCTGGTTTCCGGTAAACCGCTTCGAGATTGTGGAAGTTCTGGAATGGTGTAACATTCACGGATTGTGGAAAGCATGACGTTGAGACGTTAAGACGTTGAGACGTTGAGAGGTTGAGAGGTTGAGACGTTGAGACGTTGAGAGGTTGAGACGTTGAGAGGTTGAGACGTTGAGAGGTTGAGACGTTGAGACGTTGAGAGGTTGAGACGTTGAGACGTTGAGACGTTGAGACGTTGAGACGTTGAGAGGTTGAGACGTTGAGAGGTTGA is part of the Candidatus Neomarinimicrobiota bacterium genome and harbors:
- a CDS encoding ferritin, with product MISKKLEKALNEQINKELYSEYYYLGMAAWFNDKGLDGFANFFKVQVQEERFHAMKMYDYLVNRGGKVELETIQKPPQDFESAEDIFKKAYEHEQFVTKSINDLMDLAIAENDHATRNFLNWFIEEQVEEEASMDELLTKVRMIGSKGHGLLMLDGQLAQRSFNPVDSEA
- a CDS encoding desulfoferrodoxin, which gives rise to MPVQGDLLYSPKSKTLVEVIHGSENLPECDGFPMKILEAKTEDSKHEKHVPYVETKDDGVLVKIGQNEDHPMTEEHYIYYIEVRTGDMSLRKYLKPGDKPQAWFPVNRFEIVEVLEWCNIHGLWKA